From Paenibacillus sp. PK3_47, the proteins below share one genomic window:
- a CDS encoding response regulator has product MKNLLIVDDERMIRQGLKAMIEREYPSRYNIALASNGAEALELFRQERRDIIITDIRMPVMDGMALLENLSKESLPGEGPAVVILSGFDDFEYAKNAIRHRVKDYLLKPIRREELFDILERINEEWKSRESSARRLAQEQAGYRRELRAARLGGLLMQEDVEPSQEQLEELHKLERPFSVGVLNYYYNDGTRMKPGEVQGLIERLTGPLEQKFMEILTDWEGKLVLVAGGKESFLELTKQAAAKDLKGLTAGIGRSTGNPEDFRSSYKEACRALQYTFLSPQANFVDYESIREGRLSFASPEKELHKLLNMLGTDREKEMKALLGVIFQTEHLSELDLSYLESVGRSINERVLDEIFRVHGEASVEVLKLYRTVGNLYNFRHFHDYYRALEHLLISVNDYIIGLRSAHTEHADMRKALDYIEVNYARPLNMAMVSNHVSLNYSYFSEAFKAYTGESFVLYLKKVRIRHAKTLLAENLIKLGEVSEAVGFENSKQFTRVFKELEGISPGEYRAKRLMEQGSGRTGEDS; this is encoded by the coding sequence ATGAAGAATCTGCTGATTGTAGACGATGAAAGAATGATCCGACAGGGGCTTAAGGCCATGATTGAGCGTGAATACCCGTCCCGGTACAATATTGCTCTGGCAAGCAACGGTGCGGAAGCCCTGGAGCTGTTCAGGCAGGAACGCAGGGATATTATTATTACGGACATCCGGATGCCGGTGATGGACGGTATGGCACTGCTGGAGAATCTTTCAAAGGAGTCGCTGCCCGGCGAGGGGCCTGCTGTGGTGATTCTGAGCGGCTTTGACGATTTTGAATATGCCAAAAATGCCATCCGCCACCGGGTGAAGGATTACCTGCTGAAGCCGATCCGCCGTGAGGAGCTGTTCGACATCCTGGAACGGATCAACGAAGAGTGGAAATCCAGAGAGAGCAGCGCCCGCAGGCTGGCTCAGGAGCAGGCCGGCTACCGCAGAGAATTGCGTGCAGCCCGGCTGGGCGGCCTGCTGATGCAGGAGGATGTCGAGCCGTCGCAGGAGCAGCTGGAAGAGCTGCACAAACTGGAACGGCCCTTTAGTGTAGGTGTACTCAATTATTATTATAACGACGGCACGCGCATGAAGCCTGGAGAGGTACAGGGTCTGATCGAAAGGCTGACCGGGCCCTTGGAACAGAAGTTTATGGAGATTTTGACGGATTGGGAAGGGAAGCTGGTGCTGGTTGCCGGCGGTAAGGAAAGCTTTCTGGAGCTTACGAAGCAGGCAGCCGCAAAGGATCTGAAGGGCCTGACCGCCGGGATCGGAAGAAGCACCGGGAATCCGGAGGATTTCCGCAGCAGCTATAAGGAAGCCTGCCGGGCGCTGCAGTATACCTTTCTGTCGCCCCAGGCAAATTTTGTGGACTATGAAAGTATCCGGGAAGGCAGGCTCAGCTTTGCTTCTCCCGAGAAGGAGCTGCATAAGCTGCTCAATATGCTGGGCACAGACCGCGAGAAGGAAATGAAGGCGCTGCTCGGCGTTATTTTTCAGACAGAGCATTTATCCGAGCTGGATTTGTCTTATCTGGAGAGTGTGGGCCGGAGCATTAATGAGCGGGTGCTTGATGAAATATTCCGTGTCCACGGGGAAGCTTCGGTAGAAGTGCTGAAATTGTACCGCACAGTCGGCAATCTGTATAATTTCCGCCATTTCCATGACTATTACCGGGCACTGGAGCATTTGCTCATCAGTGTGAACGATTATATTATAGGGTTAAGATCAGCCCATACCGAGCATGCGGACATGAGAAAAGCGCTGGACTATATCGAGGTAAATTATGCCCGTCCGCTGAATATGGCGATGGTAAGCAATCATGTCTCTCTTAACTATTCGTATTTCAGTGAGGCTTTTAAGGCATATACCGGCGAAAGCTTTGTCCTGTATCTCAAAAAGGTCCGCATCCGGCATGCCAAAACTCTGCTGGCAGAGAACCTTATCAAGCTGGGCGAAGTTTCCGAAGCCGTCGGCTTTGAGAACAGCAAACAGTTTACCCGCGTGTTCAAGGAGCTGGAGGGGATTTCTCCGGGCGAATACCGGGCGAAGCGCTTAATGGAGCAGGGATCCGGGCGGACCGGGGAGGACTCCTAG
- a CDS encoding AAC(3) family N-acetyltransferase, protein MEVLKGNLITIETLAADFLRLGVKEGMTVLLHSSFKSLGQFVVGGPAAVILALEQVLGEEGTLVMPTQSADLSDPAGWSNPPVPEEWWQTIREQTPAYDPDMTLLRGMGIIPDTFRKQKGVKRSGHPIDSFAAWGRHRDEIIDGHSLDYPFGEASPLARIYELNGSVLLLGVDHLSNTSLHLSEHRADYAGKQEITSGAPMMVDGVRQWVEFKDYNWNCDDFAQLAADFQQNTGQITYGTIAAAAAQLIPQREIVDYGTEWLKRNRK, encoded by the coding sequence ATGGAAGTATTGAAAGGGAATTTAATCACCATAGAGACGCTGGCAGCAGATTTCCTCAGGCTGGGTGTAAAGGAAGGGATGACTGTGCTGCTGCATTCCTCCTTCAAATCATTGGGGCAATTCGTAGTCGGCGGTCCCGCAGCGGTCATTCTGGCCCTGGAACAGGTGCTGGGAGAAGAGGGGACACTCGTGATGCCGACACAATCAGCGGATCTGTCCGATCCGGCGGGCTGGAGTAATCCTCCCGTGCCTGAGGAGTGGTGGCAGACGATCCGTGAGCAGACACCGGCTTATGATCCGGACATGACCCTGCTCCGGGGAATGGGCATCATTCCCGATACCTTCCGCAAGCAGAAGGGCGTCAAACGCAGCGGCCATCCGATCGACTCCTTTGCCGCCTGGGGCAGGCACCGGGATGAAATCATTGACGGCCACAGCCTGGACTATCCCTTTGGCGAAGCTTCACCGCTGGCCCGGATCTATGAACTGAACGGCAGTGTATTACTGCTGGGCGTAGATCATCTCAGCAACACATCCCTTCATCTCTCGGAGCACAGGGCGGATTATGCCGGAAAGCAGGAGATCACTTCCGGAGCGCCCATGATGGTGGACGGTGTCAGACAATGGGTGGAATTCAAAGATTACAACTGGAACTGTGATGATTTTGCCCAGCTTGCTGCGGATTTTCAGCAGAACACCGGACAAATTACATACGGCACTATAGCGGCAGCAGCTGCCCAGCTTATTCCGCAGCGGGAAATTGTCGATTATGGGACAGAGTGGCTGAAGCGGAACCGGAAGTAG
- a CDS encoding histidine phosphatase family protein, protein MTTTVYLTRHGQTEWNVQHRMQGHQDSALTPLGVQQAQWLNRGLQGEELDAIYSSSSPRTLRTAEIVRGERNVPIIPCDEFKEICMGVWEGCDSAEIEQNDAQQHHYFWKDPGKFRVEGSESFAEVQERALGRLREIIEQHEGQTVLIVTHTVVIKVLMAYFEQRAMDKLWDLPYIYPTCLCRIDITDGVPEIILHGDTSHYEVTEAGMES, encoded by the coding sequence GTGACAACAACGGTGTATCTTACACGGCACGGACAGACGGAATGGAATGTCCAGCACAGGATGCAGGGACATCAGGACTCGGCACTGACGCCTCTGGGTGTGCAGCAGGCACAGTGGCTGAACCGTGGATTGCAGGGGGAGGAGCTGGATGCCATCTACTCCAGCTCCAGTCCGCGGACGCTGAGGACGGCGGAGATTGTCCGCGGGGAACGGAACGTTCCCATAATTCCTTGCGATGAATTCAAAGAGATCTGCATGGGGGTCTGGGAAGGCTGCGATTCGGCGGAAATTGAGCAGAATGACGCGCAGCAGCATCATTATTTCTGGAAAGATCCCGGTAAGTTCCGCGTAGAGGGCAGCGAGTCCTTCGCAGAAGTCCAGGAACGGGCACTGGGCAGGCTCCGGGAAATAATAGAGCAGCACGAAGGGCAAACCGTACTCATTGTAACCCATACTGTGGTGATCAAAGTGCTTATGGCTTATTTTGAGCAGCGGGCCATGGATAAGCTGTGGGATCTGCCCTATATTTATCCGACCTGCCTGTGCAGGATTGATATTACAGACGGGGTGCCGGAGATTATACTGCATGGAGATACCAGTCATTATGAGGTCACTGAAGCCGGGATGGAGTCCTGA
- a CDS encoding MFS transporter, producing the protein MQKRSYYGLLSTISLSAFGDAFGLLAMEWLVYELTGSKLAMGALALSAGIPELVLRLLGSPLSDRLPRVRFMAFLAAIRLLAIALPLGMGLAGELQLWHLFAAASLSGACAALFLPTAMAVIPGITGNHKLVRAFAVIDGCKSAAALLGPALAGVMTAASGALPALAINAICYTAAIVTLLYLPKLPRPAAASGTFSLSAYLREIAEGFTFYRQFPAMLTIMGMAAVSNLSSIAVWTMMVPYVREVLHRDAAAMGTLTTVSALGTLGGLGVISLLGEMKRRRLIMLGSLAGIGTATALWGLIPSFHFALFAVFVTGVLGPFFGSLSSSLHGRLVPGNLQGRVNSIRFLIGGSLQPFGAFAGGAVAELYGVPALFVAAGLLPVLCAGLALLLPGLKALDGDLSVLEARTLQSSGPVMPSVSRP; encoded by the coding sequence ATGCAAAAGCGCAGTTATTACGGACTGCTGTCCACCATCTCTTTAAGTGCTTTCGGGGACGCCTTCGGACTGCTGGCCATGGAGTGGCTGGTCTATGAGCTGACCGGCTCCAAGCTGGCGATGGGCGCGCTGGCACTAAGCGCCGGCATTCCGGAGCTGGTGCTGCGGCTGCTCGGCTCACCGCTGTCAGACCGGCTGCCGCGTGTGCGCTTCATGGCCTTCCTGGCGGCCATCCGCCTGCTCGCCATCGCCCTGCCGCTTGGCATGGGCCTCGCCGGAGAGCTGCAGCTGTGGCATCTATTCGCTGCTGCCAGCCTCAGCGGAGCCTGTGCGGCACTGTTCCTGCCCACAGCAATGGCCGTGATTCCCGGCATCACCGGCAATCACAAGCTGGTGCGCGCCTTCGCCGTCATCGACGGCTGCAAGAGCGCAGCCGCCCTGCTCGGCCCGGCCCTCGCCGGCGTCATGACCGCCGCCAGCGGTGCACTGCCGGCGCTGGCCATAAATGCCATCTGCTACACGGCAGCCATTGTGACCCTGCTGTATCTGCCTAAGCTGCCGCGGCCGGCGGCTGCCTCTGGCACTTTCTCTCTCTCTGCTTACTTGCGCGAAATTGCCGAAGGCTTTACCTTCTACAGGCAGTTTCCGGCTATGCTTACCATTATGGGCATGGCTGCGGTCAGCAACCTCAGCTCTATTGCAGTCTGGACCATGATGGTGCCATACGTCCGTGAGGTACTTCACCGCGACGCGGCGGCTATGGGCACGCTGACTACTGTCTCGGCACTCGGCACTTTAGGCGGACTCGGTGTGATCTCTCTGCTCGGTGAAATGAAGCGCCGGCGGCTGATTATGCTGGGCAGCCTTGCAGGTATTGGTACGGCTACAGCGCTGTGGGGGCTGATCCCGAGCTTCCACTTTGCCCTGTTCGCTGTGTTTGTAACCGGAGTGCTGGGCCCCTTCTTCGGTTCCTTAAGCTCCTCCCTGCACGGGCGGCTGGTTCCCGGCAATCTGCAGGGGAGAGTCAACTCGATCCGTTTTCTGATCGGCGGCAGCCTGCAGCCTTTTGGCGCATTTGCCGGCGGGGCCGTGGCCGAGCTCTATGGTGTGCCGGCCCTGTTCGTGGCTGCAGGCCTGCTGCCGGTGTTATGCGCCGGACTCGCACTGCTCCTCCCCGGGCTGAAGGCGCTCGACGGCGATCTCTCTGTGCTCGAAGCCCGGACGCTGCAGAGCAGCGGACCGGTTATGCCTTCTGTATCCAGACCTTAA